The following proteins are encoded in a genomic region of Alnus glutinosa chromosome 8, dhAlnGlut1.1, whole genome shotgun sequence:
- the LOC133876398 gene encoding transcription initiation factor IIE subunit beta-like gives MALQEKLDKFKKQQEKCQSTLTSIAASSNATTQKSKPAARPLPATARTPAPAVKFSNDTERLQHINSIRKAPVGAQIKRVVDLLLQTRQAFTPEQINEACYVDVNANKAVFDSLRNNPKVHYDGKHFSYKSKHDLKDTNQLLYLIRKKPEGIAVIDLKDAYPTVMEDLQALKASGEIVLLSNFDSQEDVAYPNDPRVPIKVDDELKQLFRGIELPSDMLDIERDLLKNGMKPATNTAQRRARSEVQVMSSKPKGKKKKHEITKRTKLTNAHLPELFQKLSN, from the exons ATGGCATTACAAGAAAAATTAGATAAATTCAAGAAGCAGCAGGAGAAGTGCCAGTCAACCCTCACAAGCATTGCAGCGTCTAGCAATGCCACAACTCAAAAATCCAAACCCGCAGCTAGACCACTGCCAGCTACTGCAAGAACCCCTGCTCCTGCTGTCAAATTTTCGAATGATACAGAGAGACTTCAACACATCAACAGCATTCGGAAAGCCCCCGTAGGAGCTCAGATCAAGCGTGTTGTAGATCTGCTGTTGCAG ACAAGGCAAGCCTTTACACCGGAGCAAATAAATGAAGCATGTTATGTTGATGTGAATGCCAACAAAGCTGTCTTTGACAGTTTGAGAAATAACCCGAAAGTGCACTATGATGGgaagcatttctcttataaG TCCAAGCATGATCTGAAGGACACGAATCAGCTTCTTTACTTGATAAGGAAAAAACCAGAGGGCATTGCTGTCATTGATCTTAAGGATGCGTATCCAACTGTGATGGAAGACTTGCAG GCTTTGAAAGCTTCGGGTGAGATTGTGCTTTTATCAAACTTCGATTCACAAGAAGACGTTGCCTACCCAAATGACCCCAGGGTGCCCATTAAGGTGGATGATGAACTTAAACAGCTGTTTCGGGGTATTGAATTGCCAAGTGATATGCTTGACATTGAGAGGGATCTCCTGAAGAATGGGATGAAGCCTGCTACCAACACTGCTCAGAGGAGGGCCAGGTCAGAGGTTCAAGTCATGTCCTCCAAGcctaaaggaaagaagaagaagcacgAGATCACCAAGAGGACAAAGCTGACCAATGCCCATCTTCCAGAGCTTTTCCAGAAGCTAAGCAACTAA
- the LOC133876213 gene encoding G2/mitotic-specific cyclin S13-7-like has protein sequence MGIASLLRSLLKKNAHKTNDEVEEDMYGFYRRIESQSRVKKNYLNDKVRLILVDWLIEVHTELGFAPETLFLAVNIADRFLSAVVVPWSELQLVCTAALVIACKYEEEWFPSSVEFLYIPQTYFTCLFDASFSQEKINSMEKKILNKLGWKLMVPTIHSFLVEILASSDCGDTNRLLKNMAFYLGELAMSDYDTTTTYSPSMIAASAIYAARSCILKQSHGWEKALQKTGYSKRQLACCAKLLLQLAKMTKHGMPERKVFEKYSDSTWDAVALIP, from the coding sequence ATGGGTATTGCTAGTCTCCTTCGTTCATTATTGAAAAAGAATGCGCACAAGACAAACGACGAGGTAGAAGAAGATATGTATGGCTTTTATAGGCGCATTGAGAGCCAGAGCAGAGTGAAGAAGAATTACTTGAATGACAAGGTAAGACTCATTCTTGTAGATTGGCTGATAGAAGTACATACGGAATTGGGTTTTGCGCCGGAGACTCTGTTTCTTGCTGTCAACATTGCCGACCGCTTTCTCTCGGCGGTGGTTGTGCCGTGGTCTGAGTTGCAGCTGGTGTGTACCGCCGCCTTAGTCATAGCCTGCAAATATGAAGAGGAATGGTTCCCTTCTTCGGTCGAGTTCTTATACATCCCACAAACTTACTTCACATGCTTATTCGATGCTTCTTTCAGTCAAGAAAAAATCAATTCcatggaaaagaaaattctaaacAAGCTGGGATGGAAGCTTATGGTTCCAACGATCCATTCTTTCTTGGTTGAAATTCTTGCATCTTCTGACTGTGGGGATACTAACCGACTCTTGAAGAACATGGCTTTCTATTTGGGCGAACTTGCGATGAGCGATTATGATACCACTACAACGTATTCACCGTCCATGATTGCTGCCTCTGCCATCTACGCAGCAAGATCCTGCATACTAAAACAGAGTCATGGCTGGGAAAAAGCTCTTCAGAAGACTGGTTATTCCAAACGACAACTAGCTTGCTGTGCTAAACTTCTTCTACAACTGGCTAAGATGACTAAACATGGGATGCCGGAAAGAAAGGTTTTTGAGAAATACTCGGATTCTACATGGGATGCAGTTGCTCTAATACCTTAA